AGCCCTTACCATCGGATCACTCCGCGTTCAGCCCACAGTTCGGTGGCTACGACATCACTCGCGTCAAGATCCGCACCCCACAACAGAAACGCCAACTCGGCGGCCCCGCTGCGACCGCGCAAGCACAAACGCCTATCGCGATCCAACAACGCGCCGATTCACCTGTCATTCAGGTCATCCAATCCGATCGCTCGAGCAACGTGTTCTACTCACCACTGGACCTCAGTTGCGCCCTCGAAAGCCAGAACTCGATTCAGTGCCCCGGCTACCCCACCGACGATGCTGCCAAAATTCTTGCCGGCATGATTCTCTACTACTTAAACCAATGATCGCATGCTGACGCGACTGTACGATCGTTATCTCGATTGGCGGTACGGCACCTTCGATCCGCAAGCTCGCTTGGGTCGCCGAGGTGAACAAGTCGCCGCCCGGCATCTGCGCATCAAGGGGCTACGTGTGATTGCCGAAAGCGAAAGCGATCGAGGCGGTGAAATCGATGTGATCGCGATGGATGTCAAGCGACGCTTGATCGTCTTCGTCGAGGTCAAAACCCTGGCCACACGCCGGCCTGGCCATCCGGCCGATCGAGTTGACGAGAACAAACAAGCTCGCATCGCCCGCGCCGCGATGCGCTACCTGAAACGCAAAAAGCTGCTTGGGACGCCCTGCCGCTTCGACGTCATCGCCGTTTGGTGGCCGACCGATGAAGCCCAACCGACCCGAATCGAGCACTACGAATCGGCATTCGATTCACCGCTGGACTACCAACTCTTCTAACCCAGCATATCACGTCAATTCCGCTAGCTATTAATTCAGGAACTGGTCGCTGGATGCTCCCTAGCCTTGGTGGCGAAGCGCTTCGGTGGGATGCAACTGAGTCGCACGATAAGCCGGGATCAGAGCACCAATGACACCGATTCCCAACCCGATCATCGCACCGCGCAGCCAAACCGCGGGAGCGATCGAGGGCTGCAAGACACCCGCGGCCGCCGAATGATTGGAAAGCAAGTACAACAAGCCGGCTGCACCAATCCCGCCGATCAAGGTTGCCACCAACGACAAGAACACTGATTCCCAAAAGATGATGGCAGCCACACGCCGTGTCGGCCAACCAATCGCTCGCAAGATCCCAATTTCGCCAGTACGTTCCAGCACACTGGTCATCATCGTGTTCAGCGTGCCGATCGCTCCGACCAACAACGCGATCGCGGACGTCATCCAGGCCATCGACGACGCCATCTGCATACGAGTATCGGTGCGAACGAACTCATCAGTGGCCAAGGCAAGCAACTTTGGATCCACCGACTCAATTCGCTCCACGAGGGACTCAAGCTCTGACTGATCCACCATGTCATCAAGAACCACGTTGATGTAGGTCAATTGTCCTTCGCGTCCGGTCAAACGCTGGAGAGCTTTCAACGACATGATCATCGAACCATTCTCCCA
This genomic interval from Neorhodopirellula lusitana contains the following:
- a CDS encoding ABC transporter permease, whose amino-acid sequence is MSFLGFVFKSLLRRPFRTFLTLAALATAIGSVMALVGVADGFADSFRSVYESHRVDVVVSRQGSADRLSSSLSDDFAEKIAGVDGVQKAAGVLLETMSIEDRQIYGIPAMGMRTDSWLFADYGLKPVMPSGDSVEPNADAAKSGSDAEPKDVLYLGQNLADRMQAKVGDAVDLFDEPFTVGGVFQSGSVWENGSMIMSLKALQRLTGREGQLTYINVVLDDMVDQSELESLVERIESVDPKLLALATDEFVRTDTRMQMASSMAWMTSAIALLVGAIGTLNTMMTSVLERTGEIGILRAIGWPTRRVAAIIFWESVFLSLVATLIGGIGAAGLLYLLSNHSAAAGVLQPSIAPAVWLRGAMIGLGIGVIGALIPAYRATQLHPTEALRHQG
- a CDS encoding YraN family protein; this translates as MLTRLYDRYLDWRYGTFDPQARLGRRGEQVAARHLRIKGLRVIAESESDRGGEIDVIAMDVKRRLIVFVEVKTLATRRPGHPADRVDENKQARIARAAMRYLKRKKLLGTPCRFDVIAVWWPTDEAQPTRIEHYESAFDSPLDYQLF